The following coding sequences are from one Leptolyngbya sp. NIES-3755 window:
- a CDS encoding fdxN element excision controlling factor protein (ab initio prediction:Prodigal:2.6;~similar to AA sequence:cyanobase_aa:NIES39_O02950) encodes METANHPLEQATQQPVDQWREFLERILQVYADRPYRYGEVLTYLVVSCDRNHYLLMHEG; translated from the coding sequence ATGGAAACCGCCAATCATCCCCTAGAGCAAGCAACTCAGCAGCCTGTTGATCAATGGCGTGAATTCTTAGAGCGAATCTTGCAAGTCTACGCTGATCGCCCCTACCGCTATGGAGAAGTCTTGACCTATCTCGTGGTTAGCTGCGATCGCAACCATTACCTGCTGATGCACGAAGGCTAG
- a CDS encoding AraC family transcriptional regulator (similar to AA sequence:cyanobase_aa:Npun_F0582) produces the protein MNAVKPNEKLDVRSQREADRSQADRDELVERISQAIPTDVTIEPLKGVHFKRSSLALEPCHAVSVPAFCVIAQGSKEVLLGDDRYQYDPMLYLLATAELPIVTQILEASEAKPYLSLRLDLEPTLVGSVIVEAGYPSAQRSATVKAIDVSPLDANLLDAVVRLVRLLDSPTEAHVLAPLIQREIIYRLLIGAQGDRLRQIAVLGGYTHHIARAIDRLRKDFNQPLRIETIARELGMSVSGFHHHFKSVTAMSPLQFQKQLRLQEARRLMLGENLDATSAAYRVGYDDASHFNREYKRLFGEPPMRDVERLRVATRLSSV, from the coding sequence ATGAACGCTGTCAAACCGAATGAAAAGCTCGATGTGCGATCGCAGCGTGAGGCAGACCGATCTCAAGCCGATCGAGACGAATTGGTTGAGCGCATCTCACAGGCAATTCCCACGGACGTGACAATCGAGCCGCTAAAAGGTGTGCACTTCAAACGCTCCTCCTTGGCTTTGGAACCCTGTCATGCGGTCTCTGTTCCTGCTTTTTGTGTGATTGCCCAAGGCAGCAAAGAAGTTCTGCTAGGTGACGATCGCTATCAGTACGATCCAATGCTCTATTTGCTGGCAACCGCCGAACTACCGATCGTCACCCAAATTCTGGAAGCATCCGAGGCAAAACCTTACCTCAGCCTTCGTCTCGATCTTGAGCCAACGCTGGTTGGTTCTGTTATTGTCGAGGCGGGCTATCCCTCAGCGCAACGGAGCGCAACGGTCAAAGCGATCGATGTCAGTCCGTTAGATGCAAATCTCTTAGATGCAGTGGTACGACTCGTCAGGCTGCTCGATTCCCCGACTGAAGCTCACGTTCTCGCACCTTTGATTCAGCGAGAAATCATTTATCGATTGCTGATCGGAGCGCAAGGCGATCGATTGCGTCAGATTGCCGTTTTGGGCGGCTACACGCATCATATTGCTAGAGCCATCGATCGACTGCGAAAAGACTTCAATCAACCGCTGCGAATTGAAACGATCGCACGAGAGCTAGGAATGAGCGTTTCGGGCTTTCACCATCACTTCAAGTCTGTGACTGCGATGAGTCCGCTACAGTTTCAAAAGCAACTGCGGCTCCAAGAGGCTCGTCGTCTGATGCTGGGGGAAAACCTGGATGCGACCAGTGCGGCTTATCGAGTGGGGTATGACGATGCCTCACACTTCAATCGGGAGTATAAGCGGCTGTTTGGGGAACCGCCGATGCGCGACGTGGAACGGTTGCGGGTCGCGACCCGACTGAGTTCTGTGTGA
- a CDS encoding zinc finger SWIM domain-containing protein (similar to AA sequence:cyanobase_aa:Npun_F6043) — protein MQFPSISEGVIRQNSTENSFNRGKDYDRTGSVIDLVQRGTLLQAEVEGTEVKPYRVTVEFDAGGVSAAHCTCPYDYGGWCKHTVATLLTCNRQPDRIEARPTLAQLLDRLNPVQTQRLVQELVAAQPELIETVDRQVQLMTNAAPTKPARKPRRSPIDVTPIRRQVRQIIREGIRELEDGYEDDPFGEGLLELVDRARSFSETGDGESAIAILEAITQSYAEEWDEISNYGGDVYGINDELNEAWTEAILSAELDESQITDLQGTIVNWQDELGADFGMSLAALEQRWTDPTLQEILAGTLSEAEFWLEDHPDFTQDLALIRLQILDRQDRETEYLNLARVAGLTQQYLTRLAESGEIETAVELAKTEISAIEEASALAKTLRESDHPEEALEIAEQGLAFSGNGLYDFAIWTGEFAEGLNNREIALQAYQAAFSARPSFKLYQGLGTLADKAWKRLKPAVLKTLRQANEWSSNEARVNIFLYENLLDDAISTVSNRYIYNIGLVYQVMDAVINYQPD, from the coding sequence ATGCAGTTCCCATCGATTTCTGAAGGTGTGATTCGCCAAAACTCTACTGAAAATTCGTTTAATCGAGGCAAAGACTATGACCGAACGGGTTCGGTGATCGATCTCGTCCAGCGTGGCACACTCCTGCAAGCGGAAGTCGAAGGCACTGAAGTCAAGCCTTATCGCGTGACGGTTGAATTTGATGCGGGAGGGGTGAGCGCGGCACATTGTACTTGCCCTTACGACTATGGCGGTTGGTGCAAGCATACGGTTGCAACGTTACTCACCTGCAATCGGCAACCCGACAGAATTGAAGCGCGTCCTACTCTGGCGCAATTACTCGATCGCTTAAATCCAGTTCAGACTCAGCGCTTGGTACAAGAGTTAGTCGCAGCACAGCCTGAATTGATTGAGACTGTCGATCGACAAGTTCAGCTAATGACCAATGCAGCACCGACAAAACCTGCCCGCAAACCGCGCCGAAGTCCCATTGATGTCACTCCAATCCGAAGACAAGTGCGGCAGATTATTCGAGAAGGCATCCGAGAGCTAGAAGACGGCTATGAAGATGATCCATTTGGAGAAGGGTTACTGGAACTTGTCGATCGAGCGCGATCGTTTTCCGAAACGGGCGATGGAGAAAGCGCGATCGCAATTCTCGAAGCCATTACTCAAAGCTATGCCGAAGAATGGGACGAAATTAGTAATTATGGTGGTGATGTTTATGGCATCAATGACGAACTAAACGAAGCTTGGACGGAAGCAATCTTGTCAGCGGAACTAGATGAATCCCAAATCACGGATTTACAAGGAACGATCGTGAATTGGCAAGATGAATTAGGGGCTGATTTTGGCATGAGTCTCGCCGCTCTAGAGCAAAGATGGACTGACCCAACGTTGCAGGAAATCTTGGCAGGAACGCTCTCAGAAGCAGAGTTTTGGCTCGAAGATCATCCCGACTTTACACAAGATCTTGCCTTAATTCGGCTGCAAATCCTCGATCGCCAAGACCGAGAAACTGAGTACCTCAACCTAGCAAGAGTCGCAGGACTCACTCAGCAGTATCTCACTCGGCTAGCAGAATCTGGCGAAATTGAGACTGCGGTTGAGTTAGCCAAGACAGAGATATCTGCGATCGAGGAAGCATCCGCCCTTGCAAAAACGCTGCGTGAATCGGATCATCCAGAGGAAGCTTTGGAGATTGCTGAGCAAGGATTAGCGTTTTCAGGCAATGGACTGTATGACTTTGCGATTTGGACAGGAGAATTTGCAGAAGGACTGAACAATCGCGAGATTGCTCTACAAGCCTATCAAGCAGCTTTCTCTGCTCGTCCATCGTTCAAGCTTTACCAAGGATTAGGAACCTTAGCAGACAAAGCTTGGAAACGTTTGAAACCCGCAGTACTCAAAACCTTGCGTCAGGCGAATGAATGGAGCAGCAATGAAGCAAGAGTGAATATTTTTCTGTATGAGAATCTACTCGATGATGCAATTTCCACAGTCAGCAACCGATACATCTACAACATTGGATTAGTTTACCAAGTGATGGATGCTGTGATTAACTATCAACCTGATTGA
- a CDS encoding unknown protein (similar to AA sequence:cyanobase_aa:all4744), which yields MIETAVRNADEIMNAGKSDKYSTAIEWLKRVKAAYVASKRQAEWQTYRRDLALTHGKKRKLMTLLETAKL from the coding sequence GTGATTGAAACTGCGGTGCGAAATGCAGATGAGATTATGAATGCTGGAAAGAGTGATAAATACAGTACTGCGATCGAGTGGCTGAAACGAGTCAAAGCTGCTTATGTCGCCTCGAAACGCCAAGCGGAATGGCAGACCTATCGCAGAGACTTAGCTCTAACACATGGCAAGAAAAGGAAGCTCATGACCTTGCTCGAAACTGCTAAGTTGTAG
- a CDS encoding unknown protein (similar to AA sequence:cyanobase_aa:all0684), which produces MTRWFNTAGPCQADIHYMLPPTRRLPNLERLIQQRSYFVIHAPRQTGKTTAMLALAEQLRERGQFAAVMVSAEVGAPFSHDIGTAEGAILGAWQDAIRFRLPSELHPPDWRQTEPGQQIRAALQVWAEASPLPIVLFIDEIDALRDETLVSVLRQLRDGFPTRPKAFPHSVGLIGLRDVRDYKVASGGSGRLNTASPFNVKVQSLTLRDFTAEEVAELYAQHTTETGQEFMEDAIALAFDLTQGQPWLVNALAKAAIEELIDDLSVPITVEHIQDAKELLIRRQDTHLDSLAERLQEPRVRAIIEPILSGQELGDVPVDDIQFVLDLGLCRMSPLGGLTIANPIYREVLPRVLTITPSASLPQIQPTWLTPEGALNPDKLLEAFLTFWRQHGEPLLNSASYHEIAPHLVLMAFLHRVVNGGGTLEREYAIGSDRMDLCLRYGQVTLGIELKVWRTNRADPKTAGLNQLEGYLARLGLETGWLVIFDRRRNAAPIEERLATELATTPQGRTVTIVRA; this is translated from the coding sequence ATGACTCGTTGGTTTAACACTGCTGGACCTTGCCAAGCGGACATTCATTACATGCTCCCGCCTACCCGTCGCTTGCCAAACTTGGAGCGACTGATTCAGCAGCGTAGCTATTTTGTCATCCATGCGCCTCGTCAAACGGGAAAGACGACGGCGATGCTTGCTTTAGCAGAACAGTTAAGAGAGCGTGGACAGTTCGCTGCTGTGATGGTTTCAGCCGAGGTCGGTGCGCCGTTTAGTCATGACATTGGAACCGCAGAAGGAGCTATTTTAGGGGCATGGCAAGATGCAATTCGGTTTCGATTGCCGTCAGAGTTGCATCCGCCAGACTGGAGGCAGACAGAACCTGGACAGCAGATTCGAGCCGCTCTTCAAGTTTGGGCAGAAGCCTCTCCACTCCCCATCGTCCTGTTCATTGATGAAATTGATGCGTTGCGAGATGAAACCTTGGTGTCAGTGTTGAGACAGTTGCGCGATGGGTTTCCCACTCGTCCCAAAGCATTCCCGCATTCAGTGGGCTTGATTGGATTACGCGATGTCCGGGATTACAAGGTCGCATCAGGCGGAAGTGGTCGCTTAAATACAGCCAGTCCTTTTAACGTCAAAGTCCAATCGCTGACGCTGAGAGATTTTACGGCTGAGGAAGTCGCGGAACTCTATGCTCAACATACGACCGAAACCGGACAAGAATTTATGGAGGATGCGATCGCACTCGCATTCGATCTCACCCAAGGACAACCCTGGCTCGTCAATGCTTTAGCGAAAGCTGCGATCGAAGAGTTGATCGATGATCTCTCTGTGCCGATTACGGTTGAGCATATTCAGGACGCAAAAGAACTGTTGATCCGTCGGCAAGATACCCATCTCGATAGCTTGGCGGAACGACTGCAAGAGCCGCGTGTTCGGGCGATTATCGAACCGATTTTGTCAGGGCAAGAGTTAGGAGATGTGCCCGTGGATGATATTCAGTTTGTGCTGGATTTGGGCTTGTGTCGGATGAGTCCTTTGGGTGGATTGACGATCGCAAATCCCATTTATCGAGAAGTCCTGCCGCGAGTTCTCACGATTACGCCTTCGGCTTCGTTGCCGCAGATTCAGCCGACTTGGTTAACGCCAGAGGGGGCACTCAACCCAGACAAGCTTTTGGAAGCTTTTCTCACCTTTTGGCGACAGCATGGAGAACCGTTGCTCAACAGTGCGTCGTATCACGAAATTGCGCCGCATTTGGTGTTGATGGCGTTTCTGCATCGGGTAGTGAATGGCGGCGGGACTCTGGAACGGGAATATGCGATCGGCAGCGATCGGATGGATTTGTGTTTGCGCTATGGGCAGGTGACGCTGGGGATTGAACTGAAGGTGTGGCGGACGAATCGAGCCGATCCGAAAACGGCAGGACTGAATCAGTTGGAGGGTTATTTGGCACGATTGGGATTGGAAACCGGATGGCTTGTAATCTTCGATCGTCGCCGGAATGCTGCCCCGATCGAGGAGCGTCTGGCGACTGAGCTTGCGACGACTCCGCAAGGGAGAACGGTAACGATCGTGCGGGCTTAA
- a CDS encoding hypothetical protein (similar to AA sequence:cyanobase_aa:LBDG_54890), whose protein sequence is MASPFPGMNPFLEDPEFWSAVHNRLIVAIADDLVDHLSEKYRVEIEKRTYFSNDDESLLVGIPDVSVVTGRVEATPSTTQSSLSVLPEKVTVPILEEVNERYLEIREVATGTVVTVLEILSPKNKRAGEGRLAYERKRNQVLASATNLVEIDLLRGGKPFPIASQSLGDYRILICRGNDRPRGDLYAFELRQPIPMIPIPLVPGETEPMLDLQSLLHRVYDKGRYQLAIDYTRQLQPKLSDLDREWVETLLRH, encoded by the coding sequence ATGGCATCACCCTTTCCAGGAATGAATCCCTTTCTTGAAGATCCGGAGTTTTGGTCGGCGGTGCATAATCGTTTGATTGTTGCGATCGCGGACGATCTCGTAGATCATCTCAGCGAAAAATACCGAGTCGAAATCGAAAAACGAACTTACTTCAGCAATGACGATGAAAGTCTGCTGGTTGGAATTCCTGATGTTTCTGTTGTGACGGGCAGAGTAGAAGCAACGCCCTCAACGACTCAATCCTCACTTTCGGTTTTACCCGAAAAAGTAACGGTTCCCATTCTGGAAGAGGTGAATGAGCGTTATCTAGAGATTCGCGAGGTGGCAACAGGAACCGTGGTGACGGTGCTGGAGATTTTGTCTCCTAAAAACAAGCGGGCTGGGGAAGGGAGACTTGCCTATGAACGTAAACGCAATCAGGTTTTAGCCAGTGCTACAAACCTTGTGGAGATTGATTTACTTCGAGGGGGCAAGCCGTTTCCGATCGCGAGTCAATCCCTTGGAGACTACCGAATTTTGATCTGTCGAGGCAACGATCGTCCGAGGGGTGATCTTTACGCTTTTGAGTTACGTCAGCCGATTCCAATGATTCCGATTCCGCTTGTTCCAGGTGAAACTGAACCGATGCTTGATCTGCAATCTTTGCTGCATCGGGTGTATGACAAAGGGCGATATCAGTTAGCCATTGATTACACCCGTCAACTTCAGCCCAAATTATCTGACCTCGATCGTGAGTGGGTCGAAACCTTGCTGAGACATTAA
- a CDS encoding hypothetical protein (similar to AA sequence:cyanobase_aa:sll2006), whose product MQNVLEVPDSLGEKLQAYHDRLPELLDRALEEFSSIASISFSDELQIIELLASQPTPKEILAIRPTPALQERMSQLLTDNKTRQLSRQEEAEIDRYLVMEHLVRLAKASAYKRL is encoded by the coding sequence ATGCAGAACGTTTTGGAAGTGCCTGATAGTTTGGGCGAAAAATTGCAAGCCTATCACGATCGCTTGCCAGAACTCCTCGATCGCGCTCTTGAGGAATTCTCGTCCATAGCATCGATCTCATTTTCCGATGAGCTTCAAATCATTGAACTGCTCGCCAGTCAGCCGACACCCAAAGAAATTTTGGCAATTCGTCCGACCCCTGCTTTGCAAGAACGGATGAGTCAGCTTCTCACGGACAACAAAACGCGGCAACTCTCTCGTCAAGAAGAAGCTGAGATCGATCGTTATTTGGTGATGGAGCATCTTGTTCGGTTGGCAAAAGCGAGTGCATACAAGCGATTATAG
- a CDS encoding fdxN element excision controlling factor protein (ab initio prediction:Prodigal:2.6;~similar to AA sequence:cyanobase_aa:NIES39_O02940), which translates to MVSPLVDLMPAKDLYHATVKAAPIKDGWTITDDPLTLKIRNRSAAIDLGAEKMIAAERGSEKIAVEIKSFIGASFINDLENAWGQFFFYARILARKEPDRRLYLAVSQTIAETLLQEEAGKLLLEEPGFRLLVFDPTTQEIIEWKPPIIP; encoded by the coding sequence ATGGTTAGTCCGCTAGTTGACCTCATGCCTGCCAAAGACCTTTATCACGCCACCGTAAAAGCAGCCCCAATTAAAGACGGCTGGACGATCACGGATGATCCCCTCACTCTTAAGATTCGCAACCGTTCCGCAGCTATTGACCTCGGTGCTGAAAAGATGATTGCCGCCGAGCGGGGATCTGAAAAAATTGCCGTTGAAATCAAAAGTTTCATTGGTGCGTCGTTCATTAACGACCTCGAAAACGCTTGGGGGCAGTTCTTTTTCTATGCCAGAATCCTCGCTAGAAAAGAACCTGATCGTCGATTATATTTAGCAGTAAGCCAAACGATTGCCGAAACCCTATTGCAAGAGGAAGCCGGAAAATTACTCCTAGAAGAACCTGGCTTTCGCCTACTCGTTTTTGATCCAACAACCCAGGAGATCATCGAATGGAAACCGCCAATCATCCCCTAG